The Algihabitans albus genome has a segment encoding these proteins:
- the galE gene encoding UDP-glucose 4-epimerase GalE produces the protein MANLSERPRVLVTGGAGYVGSHVCKALAAAGFLPVVFDNLSRGHRSAVRWGPLEVGDIRDPSALGRALSRHRPVGALHFAAFAYVGESVEDPLSYYDNNVVGTLTLLNALKLFQVEAMVFSSTCAIFGQPGAPVISEDLPKNPINPYGRTKLMIESALTDAGEAGDLRWVALRYFNAAGSDPDLEIGEDHDPEPHLIPRVLMAARGRVGALDIFGTDYPTPDGTCLRDYVHVCDLADAHVAALNRLLDGGASGVFNLGAERANSVLDVVAAAERVTGLGVPVRKADRRPGDPPKLVADSARARSELDFRPRFSAIEEMVEHAWRWQCAKA, from the coding sequence ATGGCAAATCTCTCGGAACGACCACGCGTGCTGGTCACTGGCGGCGCCGGCTATGTCGGAAGCCACGTCTGCAAAGCCCTCGCAGCCGCCGGCTTTCTGCCAGTCGTTTTCGACAATCTCTCGCGCGGTCATCGCAGCGCCGTGCGCTGGGGGCCTCTGGAAGTCGGCGATATCCGCGATCCGTCAGCACTTGGGCGGGCCTTGTCGCGCCACCGGCCGGTCGGCGCCCTGCACTTCGCCGCCTTCGCCTACGTCGGTGAATCAGTTGAGGACCCGCTGTCCTACTACGACAACAACGTGGTCGGCACCTTGACGCTGCTGAATGCGCTCAAGCTGTTCCAGGTGGAGGCGATGGTCTTCTCGAGCACCTGCGCGATCTTCGGCCAACCTGGAGCGCCGGTCATATCGGAGGATCTACCCAAAAACCCGATCAACCCTTATGGCCGTACCAAGCTGATGATCGAGTCGGCGCTGACCGACGCGGGCGAGGCCGGCGATCTGCGGTGGGTGGCCCTGCGCTACTTCAACGCCGCGGGATCCGACCCGGACCTGGAGATCGGCGAGGATCATGATCCGGAACCCCATCTGATTCCCCGCGTTCTGATGGCCGCCCGCGGCCGGGTCGGCGCTCTGGACATCTTCGGCACGGACTATCCGACGCCGGACGGGACCTGCCTGCGCGACTACGTCCATGTTTGCGATCTGGCCGACGCCCATGTCGCCGCCCTCAACCGCTTGCTGGACGGCGGTGCATCGGGGGTGTTCAACCTCGGCGCCGAGCGCGCCAATTCGGTTCTGGATGTCGTTGCCGCCGCGGAACGTGTGACGGGCCTGGGCGTGCCGGTCCGCAAGGCGGACCGCCGGCCCGGCGATCCGCCGAAGCTCGTAGCCGATTCGGCGCGAGCGCGCTCCGAACTCGACTTCCGGCCCCGCTTCTCGGCGATCGAGGAGATGGTCGAGCACGCCTGGCGCTGGCAGTGCGCGAAGGCTTAG
- a CDS encoding UDP-glucuronic acid decarboxylase family protein, whose translation MPVALRKRVLVTGGAGFLGSHLCERLLADGCEVLCVDNFFTGRRENIAHLMSEPYFEMLRHDVTFPLYVEVDEIYNLACPASPIHYQFDPVQTTKTSVHGAINMLGLAKRVKAKILQASTSEVYGDPQLHPQPESYRGSVNPVGPRACYDEGKRCAETLFFDYYRQHNLNIRVARIFNTYGPRMLPNDGRVVSNFIVQALKGQNITVYGDGSQTRSFCYVDDLVDGLVRLMNAPDEVTGPVNIGNPREMTILELAQRVIDLTGSRSQVVLRPLPQDDPLQRQPDITLAKKALGWNPTIELETGLDSTVAYFRELLAFELSEAQTIAEVAE comes from the coding sequence ATGCCGGTTGCGCTGCGCAAACGCGTTCTCGTCACGGGAGGCGCTGGCTTCCTGGGCTCGCATCTCTGCGAACGGCTCCTCGCCGATGGCTGCGAGGTGCTCTGCGTCGACAACTTCTTCACGGGACGCCGAGAAAATATCGCTCATCTGATGTCGGAGCCCTACTTCGAAATGCTCCGACACGATGTCACCTTTCCCCTCTACGTCGAGGTCGACGAGATCTACAACCTCGCCTGTCCGGCCTCGCCGATTCACTACCAGTTCGACCCGGTGCAGACCACGAAGACCAGCGTGCATGGGGCGATTAACATGCTGGGTCTGGCGAAGCGTGTGAAAGCCAAGATTCTGCAGGCCTCGACCTCAGAGGTTTACGGCGATCCGCAGCTTCATCCGCAGCCGGAGAGCTATCGCGGCAGCGTCAATCCTGTCGGTCCGCGCGCTTGCTATGACGAAGGTAAGCGCTGCGCGGAGACGCTGTTCTTCGACTACTACCGGCAACACAATCTCAATATCCGGGTAGCCCGAATCTTCAACACCTACGGTCCGCGCATGCTGCCGAACGATGGTCGGGTGGTCTCGAATTTCATCGTCCAGGCCCTGAAGGGCCAGAACATCACCGTCTACGGTGACGGTTCGCAGACCCGCTCCTTCTGTTACGTCGACGACCTGGTGGACGGGCTGGTCCGTCTCATGAACGCGCCCGACGAGGTGACGGGGCCCGTAAATATTGGAAATCCCAGGGAGATGACGATTCTCGAGCTGGCTCAACGGGTCATCGACCTGACCGGTTCGCGCAGCCAGGTCGTGCTGCGCCCCTTGCCGCAAGACGACCCCCTCCAGCGGCAGCCGGACATCACCCTGGCCAAAAAGGCCCTTGGCTGGAATCCGACGATTGAATTGGAGACCGGGTTGGACTCAACCGTTGCCTACTTCCGTGAGCTGCTCGCCTTCGAGCTTTCCGAAGCCCAGACCATCGCGGAAGTCGCGGAGTAG
- a CDS encoding exopolysaccharide biosynthesis polyprenyl glycosylphosphotransferase, producing MPMPASIEWTEGRSRAGLARVNPDLSHRVLRTFDLPVIFGLGGLLYFVVVEQRLGVEARESYLFVALLAAALQFVIQQAVASKREPSFAVLVRSALAAWSLSVVVLIVLSFGLQLGEQFSRLWAALFFAAGAVYLVGSRLLFARRLKRLADAGRLRKRVAIFGAGSGGRDLIRRWSGLGRHGPQVVGIYDDAPHGTGLREEFREGGLDALLTACRSDLVDSVIVSAPLDKVDRLSEGLRELRQLPVDILLNLEGLERFGDARLLRFEGTGMVELARRPLDDAQMMLKRIEDIVVAGGLLLLTAPLFAVIALAVKLESPGPLFFVQRRYGYGGRLIGVLKFRSMRHEDSDQQGSRLTMPGDSRITRVGRIIRKFSLDELPQLINVLRGEMSMVGPRPHPLQAKAGERLYDQVVEDFYARYRVPPGITGLAQVSGLRGQTDTEQKLIDRVAADLQYIETWSLWLDIKILARTVFKVVEAENAV from the coding sequence ATGCCGATGCCGGCCTCGATCGAGTGGACCGAAGGCAGATCGCGTGCGGGATTGGCTCGGGTCAATCCCGATCTCAGCCATCGTGTCCTGCGCACGTTCGACCTGCCCGTGATCTTCGGCCTCGGCGGTCTGCTCTATTTCGTCGTCGTCGAGCAGCGCCTGGGTGTCGAAGCGCGCGAAAGTTATCTCTTTGTCGCGCTGCTTGCCGCCGCGCTTCAGTTTGTCATTCAGCAAGCCGTCGCCTCGAAACGAGAGCCCTCTTTCGCGGTCCTGGTCCGGAGCGCGCTGGCAGCCTGGAGTCTGTCCGTGGTGGTGCTGATCGTGCTCAGCTTCGGCCTGCAGCTCGGCGAGCAGTTCTCACGCCTCTGGGCGGCGCTCTTCTTCGCGGCTGGCGCCGTCTACCTGGTCGGATCGCGTCTGCTGTTCGCACGGCGATTGAAGCGTCTGGCCGATGCGGGGCGGCTGCGCAAACGTGTCGCTATCTTCGGCGCGGGATCTGGCGGGCGAGACCTGATCCGCCGTTGGAGTGGGCTGGGTCGGCACGGACCGCAGGTGGTTGGCATCTACGACGATGCACCCCACGGGACTGGGCTCCGCGAGGAATTCCGGGAAGGCGGTCTGGACGCGCTGCTGACGGCCTGTCGCTCGGATTTGGTGGACAGCGTCATCGTCTCGGCACCGCTCGATAAGGTCGACCGTCTGTCTGAGGGGCTGCGCGAACTGCGGCAGCTTCCCGTCGATATTCTTCTGAACCTGGAAGGTTTGGAGCGATTCGGCGACGCCCGGCTGCTGCGTTTCGAAGGCACAGGCATGGTGGAGTTGGCGCGCCGGCCTCTCGACGACGCGCAGATGATGCTGAAACGGATCGAGGATATTGTCGTCGCGGGCGGCCTGTTGCTCTTGACCGCGCCGCTCTTCGCCGTCATCGCGCTGGCCGTCAAGCTCGAGAGCCCGGGTCCGCTCTTCTTCGTGCAGCGACGCTATGGCTACGGTGGCAGGCTGATCGGTGTCCTGAAGTTCCGCAGCATGCGTCATGAAGACAGCGATCAGCAGGGCAGCCGCCTGACGATGCCCGGCGATTCGCGTATCACCCGCGTCGGCCGGATCATCCGCAAATTCAGCCTCGACGAGCTGCCGCAGCTGATCAACGTGCTGCGCGGCGAGATGTCGATGGTGGGCCCCCGACCGCATCCGCTTCAGGCGAAGGCCGGGGAGCGGCTCTACGACCAGGTCGTCGAAGACTTCTACGCGCGCTATCGCGTGCCGCCTGGCATCACCGGACTGGCCCAAGTCAGCGGTCTGCGCGGGCAAACCGACACCGAACAGAAGCTGATCGACAGGGTCGCCGCCGACCTTCAGTACATCGAGACCTGGTCGCTTTGGCTCGATATCAAAATTCTCGCCCGAACCGTCTTCAAGGTGGTGGAGGCGGAGAACGCCGTCTAG
- a CDS encoding lipopolysaccharide biosynthesis protein, with protein sequence MQFTRRLVTGTLWSSAETLVRQALSLTVFVMIARQVGAEAIGTVVLAMALISVFEAAVSDGAVERLVQRHEIEPLHLDSAFWAVTILSLVLAGTLVAIAPAFASLFEAAELSPVLQALALYLPLTALAAVPTARLKRELRFRPFAVRALVSLATGGGIGLWLAFDGQGVWALVAMHLTTAATVLLCMWIAAGWRPRFRISRQHLRDLAGYGAFSTGSRLVIIADQRIAPIVIGLFLGVAEVGFFAMARRVLEMLIQLLLAPVNQVALPAFARLQAEPSRIKALLNFLERAIALTSFPALLGLAAIAPLAVELILGPDWLPMVPALQILCLAGLPMAVEFNTPVLARALGRPDLVLYQALIFFGSGVILFPLAATESITLVAVAMLARQLFLVWPLRILLVRHLTGQGFLARYLPLVGILCCAAAMAGAVLLALAWAPTQASVLQLTAAAIPVGVLAFVAFLLLFARDPVVGLFHEARQRLSATQAAAASIGSRK encoded by the coding sequence TTGCAGTTCACACGCAGACTCGTGACGGGAACCTTGTGGTCGAGTGCCGAGACGTTGGTTCGTCAGGCGCTGAGCCTGACGGTTTTCGTGATGATCGCACGGCAGGTCGGAGCGGAAGCGATCGGCACCGTGGTTCTTGCCATGGCCCTGATCTCGGTCTTCGAGGCCGCCGTGTCCGACGGCGCTGTGGAGCGTCTCGTGCAGCGCCACGAGATCGAGCCACTGCATTTGGATAGCGCCTTCTGGGCCGTCACGATCCTGTCACTGGTTCTCGCAGGGACATTAGTGGCGATCGCTCCGGCCTTCGCGAGCCTGTTCGAGGCGGCCGAACTGTCACCGGTTCTGCAAGCTCTGGCGCTCTACCTGCCGCTGACAGCCCTGGCCGCCGTGCCGACCGCGCGCCTGAAGCGGGAGCTCCGCTTTCGCCCCTTCGCCGTGCGGGCGCTCGTCTCGCTAGCCACCGGCGGCGGCATCGGCCTCTGGCTCGCTTTCGATGGGCAGGGCGTCTGGGCCTTGGTGGCCATGCATCTAACGACGGCTGCTACGGTGCTGCTTTGCATGTGGATTGCCGCCGGATGGCGCCCTAGGTTCCGGATTTCGCGCCAACATCTGCGCGACCTCGCAGGCTACGGCGCCTTCAGCACCGGCAGCCGTCTGGTCATCATCGCGGACCAGCGGATCGCGCCCATCGTCATCGGGCTCTTCCTGGGTGTTGCGGAAGTCGGCTTCTTCGCCATGGCCCGTCGTGTCCTCGAGATGCTGATCCAGCTTCTGCTGGCGCCGGTCAACCAGGTCGCCTTACCCGCCTTTGCGCGCCTGCAGGCCGAGCCTTCTCGGATCAAGGCACTGTTGAATTTTCTCGAGCGTGCGATTGCCCTGACGAGCTTCCCGGCGCTTCTGGGCCTGGCGGCGATCGCACCCCTGGCTGTCGAACTGATCCTTGGGCCGGATTGGCTCCCGATGGTGCCCGCCCTTCAGATTCTCTGTCTCGCCGGCCTGCCGATGGCGGTCGAGTTCAACACACCCGTGTTGGCGCGCGCACTCGGTCGACCGGACCTGGTGTTGTATCAAGCGCTGATCTTCTTCGGCTCAGGCGTGATCCTCTTCCCACTCGCAGCCACCGAGTCGATCACGCTGGTCGCGGTCGCCATGCTGGCACGCCAGCTCTTCCTGGTCTGGCCGCTCCGGATCCTTCTGGTTCGCCATCTCACGGGACAGGGATTTCTGGCCCGCTATCTCCCGCTCGTTGGGATCCTCTGCTGTGCAGCGGCCATGGCGGGCGCGGTCCTTCTCGCGCTTGCCTGGGCACCGACCCAGGCTTCGGTCCTACAACTCACCGCTGCTGCCATCCCGGTGGGAGTTCTCGCCTTCGTCGCCTTCCTACTCTTGTTCGCCCGCGATCCAGTGGTAGGCTTGTTCCATGAAGCTCGACAGCGACTGAGCGCCACGCAGGCAGCCGCGGCCTCGATTGGGAGTCGGAAATGA
- a CDS encoding polysaccharide biosynthesis/export family protein, translating into MKRLTLLALKLFLVVTLVSCGGVSDLPPIENERQFGEYLLGPGDEIRVTVFGQPELTGSYLVSDSGQVAVPLIAGIEASGVTADNLAERIAEELRSAEVVLEPSVSVEVRTYRPFFILGEVAGPGRYPYESDMTVLTAVAIAGGFTDRGRRDLFEITRARDGTTLQGQAGPEVRIQPGDVIRVLERYF; encoded by the coding sequence ATGAAACGCCTTACCTTGCTCGCCTTGAAGCTTTTTCTTGTCGTTACCCTGGTATCTTGCGGAGGCGTGAGCGACCTTCCGCCAATCGAGAACGAACGCCAGTTCGGCGAGTATCTGCTCGGTCCGGGCGACGAGATCCGGGTGACGGTTTTCGGACAACCGGAACTGACCGGCTCCTACCTCGTGTCGGACTCCGGACAGGTGGCCGTGCCCCTGATCGCGGGCATCGAGGCGAGCGGTGTGACGGCCGACAACCTGGCGGAACGGATCGCCGAGGAACTGCGCAGCGCGGAGGTCGTGCTGGAACCCTCGGTGAGTGTCGAGGTTCGGACTTACCGTCCCTTCTTCATCCTCGGCGAGGTCGCCGGCCCCGGCCGCTATCCCTACGAGAGCGATATGACGGTCCTGACAGCCGTGGCGATCGCCGGTGGCTTCACCGACCGCGGACGTCGCGACCTGTTCGAGATTACGCGGGCGAGAGACGGCACCACCCTGCAAGGCCAGGCCGGACCGGAGGTCCGAATCCAACCGGGCGACGTGATCCGTGTCCTGGAGCGATACTTCTAA
- a CDS encoding outer membrane beta-barrel protein, with product MRGSALLCVVCLVTAAVPLAVQAQEAGGALQFGPTTVRPTLGFGVLANDNVRASENDAAGDIAAITQPALQLNIDGRDFDWSLLGSARFDRYATETDENEETYRASTALDYTATNDLDFNGRLDFTRASEDRTDADTDDGAQRFVFNDFGVNAGARWRLNRISLAPNGGITRRDFDDEIRADREFTRYDGNLRVGFRVSPAFSTFLQPGVTWRDFDDPDGGGLDQDSLTHRGLVGSSFELGNLIEAEFAIGLFQEDFADSDREDFTGLQLNGSLTWNVTPLTDVIFTIDRREETSFVEEGNEQADSRIRTEARFGVEHALTNRTTLDADLRLRLDDYQGLQRSDTRFTIGLGASYRLNRWVALTGSYQFDRRTSDADDAGFIRNSLFVGLRSGL from the coding sequence ATGCGGGGTTCGGCCCTCCTCTGCGTCGTCTGTTTGGTGACAGCCGCCGTGCCCTTGGCCGTCCAGGCACAGGAGGCCGGCGGCGCGTTGCAATTCGGTCCCACGACGGTGCGGCCGACGCTCGGCTTCGGTGTACTTGCGAACGACAACGTTAGAGCCAGCGAAAACGATGCCGCCGGCGACATTGCGGCGATCACCCAACCGGCCCTGCAGCTCAATATCGACGGCCGAGACTTCGACTGGTCTCTGCTGGGATCGGCGCGCTTCGACCGCTATGCCACGGAGACAGACGAGAACGAGGAGACTTATCGCGCCTCGACGGCGTTGGACTATACGGCCACCAACGATCTCGATTTCAACGGACGGCTGGACTTCACACGGGCCAGCGAAGATCGGACCGATGCCGATACGGATGATGGAGCGCAACGCTTCGTCTTCAACGACTTCGGCGTCAACGCCGGTGCCCGTTGGCGCTTGAATCGGATCAGTCTGGCGCCGAACGGTGGAATCACGCGGCGCGACTTCGACGACGAGATTCGGGCGGATCGTGAATTCACACGCTACGACGGCAATTTAAGAGTCGGTTTCCGGGTCTCTCCCGCATTCAGCACGTTCCTGCAGCCCGGGGTGACCTGGCGAGACTTCGACGATCCAGATGGCGGCGGTCTCGATCAGGATTCCCTCACTCATCGAGGCCTCGTCGGCAGCAGTTTCGAGTTGGGCAACCTGATCGAAGCCGAGTTCGCCATCGGCCTGTTCCAGGAAGACTTCGCCGATTCCGACCGCGAGGACTTCACCGGCCTTCAGCTGAACGGCAGCCTCACCTGGAACGTCACCCCCCTGACCGACGTGATCTTCACTATCGATCGCCGCGAAGAGACGAGTTTCGTCGAGGAAGGCAACGAGCAGGCGGACTCGCGCATCCGCACCGAAGCGCGCTTCGGGGTGGAACATGCGCTGACCAACCGCACGACGCTGGATGCAGATTTGCGACTGCGCCTTGACGACTATCAGGGTCTCCAGCGCTCGGACACCCGCTTCACGATCGGCTTGGGGGCCAGCTATCGCCTGAACCGCTGGGTCGCGCTCACCGGCAGCTATCAGTTCGATCGGCGCACGTCCGACGCGGACGATGCGGGCTTTATCCGAAACAGTCTGTTCGTCGGCCTGCGCAGCGGGCTGTAG
- a CDS encoding polysaccharide pyruvyl transferase family protein: MASGLAGEATNVVTLSTLRGTAVPSLTEEIQTRLRDLRSQVLALGRLLPADRPIVYLDYPLHLNVGDLCLQLGAEQLFSDLGLRVLGRASMFNGKAWLRRRLDPSVTIVLHAGGNLGDLWPGHQDFREAVVAAFPNNRIVVLPQSLHFADRQGFEACMRRWAQHPDLHLVLRDRVSYGRVAEHLGDRAYLAPDLAHCLYEQAPFHKGATTPGKGSLRLVRQDVEALVLPDHAAAATQHFDWAQIYTAADRRAYALVRRLHRLDDRAPVNLPIYRPWRRLAERAVTRGAEHLCRFAEVDSDRLHGMLMSLLLHRHVRWRESRTGKTGAYVATWLSDLPGSALAQAGTAA; the protein is encoded by the coding sequence ATGGCTAGCGGACTTGCAGGCGAGGCGACGAATGTGGTGACACTCTCGACGCTCCGCGGGACGGCGGTCCCGTCTCTGACGGAAGAGATTCAGACGCGTTTGCGGGATCTCCGCTCGCAGGTTCTGGCTCTGGGTCGCCTGCTGCCGGCCGACCGTCCGATCGTCTATCTTGACTATCCCCTGCATCTGAACGTCGGCGACCTCTGTCTTCAACTCGGCGCGGAGCAGCTGTTCTCCGACCTTGGGCTACGGGTTCTCGGCCGGGCCTCGATGTTCAACGGCAAGGCGTGGCTGCGGCGGCGCCTCGATCCCTCCGTTACGATCGTCCTGCACGCCGGCGGCAATCTGGGGGATCTTTGGCCGGGCCATCAGGACTTCCGGGAGGCTGTCGTCGCTGCCTTTCCGAACAACCGGATCGTGGTTCTGCCGCAGTCGCTTCATTTCGCCGACAGGCAGGGGTTCGAGGCCTGTATGCGACGTTGGGCGCAGCACCCGGATTTGCACTTGGTCTTGCGGGACCGCGTGTCCTATGGGCGAGTCGCGGAGCATCTGGGCGATCGGGCCTATCTTGCACCCGACCTCGCGCATTGCCTCTATGAACAGGCGCCCTTCCATAAAGGCGCGACCACGCCCGGCAAGGGCAGCCTGCGGCTGGTCAGGCAGGATGTCGAAGCGTTGGTGCTGCCCGACCACGCTGCCGCCGCCACACAGCATTTCGACTGGGCGCAGATCTACACGGCCGCGGATCGCCGTGCCTATGCGCTGGTCCGCCGCCTGCACCGGCTGGACGATCGCGCGCCGGTGAACTTGCCGATCTACAGGCCTTGGCGACGTCTGGCCGAGCGGGCTGTGACCCGGGGGGCGGAGCACCTCTGCCGTTTTGCGGAGGTCGACTCCGACCGGCTGCACGGCATGTTGATGTCACTTCTGTTGCATCGCCATGTGCGCTGGCGGGAGAGTCGGACCGGCAAGACGGGGGCCTATGTCGCGACCTGGCTGTCGGATCTCCCAGGATCGGCTTTGGCGCAGGCCGGAACGGCGGCGTGA
- a CDS encoding glycosyltransferase family 2 protein has translation MTAPQETLNRSGRSDRTPVSIVVCTRDRADDLMRCLAAIRALDCPPSLQVDVVVVDNGSRDRTAEVVASAAEGSPIPMRRVYLAEPGLARARNAGIQASLGDYILFTDDDCLVATDWLASAIRVMQTEPSIGLAGGQVRLHNSRDLPETIKPSPDLERPNGSADLHGLLLGCNMVIRRSVLDEIGLFDPRFGAGSRFKSSEDTDMVYRVYRAGFGVIYNPQFVVSHNHGRRSLPEIRRLHRGYRIGRGAFYAKHLLHGRLDVLSILLRQLVPHRRSAYPLPSWPRYLRAVVGQFVRAPWLLAGAILYWRIGEEAAHG, from the coding sequence ATGACGGCGCCTCAGGAGACTCTGAACAGGTCTGGCCGCTCCGACCGGACACCGGTATCGATCGTTGTCTGTACGCGCGACCGGGCCGACGATCTCATGCGCTGCCTGGCCGCTATTCGGGCCCTGGACTGTCCTCCGAGCCTGCAGGTGGACGTCGTGGTGGTAGACAATGGCTCGCGGGACCGTACTGCCGAAGTCGTCGCCTCCGCGGCCGAGGGCAGTCCGATCCCAATGCGCCGTGTTTACCTGGCAGAACCGGGTCTTGCCCGAGCGCGCAACGCGGGCATCCAGGCCAGTCTCGGCGACTACATTCTTTTTACCGATGACGATTGCCTGGTGGCGACCGACTGGTTGGCCTCGGCGATCCGGGTGATGCAGACCGAGCCGTCGATCGGCCTGGCCGGAGGGCAGGTGAGACTGCACAACTCGCGCGACCTGCCTGAGACGATCAAGCCCTCACCGGATCTGGAAAGGCCGAACGGGTCCGCCGATCTGCACGGCCTTCTACTCGGCTGCAACATGGTGATCCGGCGTTCGGTTCTGGACGAAATCGGCCTGTTCGACCCACGCTTCGGTGCCGGCAGCCGCTTCAAGTCCTCCGAAGACACCGACATGGTCTACCGCGTTTACCGGGCTGGGTTCGGGGTGATCTATAATCCGCAGTTCGTGGTGTCTCATAATCATGGGCGGCGCTCTTTGCCGGAGATACGGCGGCTGCACCGCGGTTATCGAATCGGACGCGGCGCGTTCTACGCCAAGCACCTTTTGCATGGCCGCCTGGACGTGCTTTCCATCTTGCTGCGCCAGTTGGTGCCGCATCGGCGCAGCGCTTACCCGCTGCCCAGCTGGCCCCGCTATCTTCGTGCCGTTGTTGGGCAGTTCGTCCGTGCGCCTTGGCTGCTCGCCGGTGCAATTCTCTATTGGCGGATCGGTGAAGAAGCGGCCCATGGCTAG
- a CDS encoding glycosyltransferase, with protein MTTLILSTSYPRPTDVGRKVVMSGFLDWLSVRAAGERVVYAHLAPRQQERHERLAVDLYEARVDPSWRRLGGMAVEGLLRGRTPLQIAAVGATGAATTLARLVGKLAPDLVVADTLRVVPVLDRLPLGAARKVVYLDDLYSRRYARLIETLDRHPDAELNSLGTFARFLPAWMARIARVRGLQRALLQREMRLMETAENAAPARFDRCLLLNEQEADVLRTRSGADNIFSVPPYVRVRESSPEQRPVDPPCFLFLGNLSYPANAYGLSRFLSETVPPLFAALPQARLDIVGGGASPALQAHVASLGERVRLRGFVDDLDGVLAGATALVAPVIYGTGVKIKVIDALARGLPIVSTPTGAEGIEVVDGREGFLRDDLADFVEPLRRLTDPDVNRACSEAALQLYHRRYRRDAAFAAYEEAFA; from the coding sequence ATGACGACCCTGATTCTCAGCACCAGCTATCCGAGGCCGACAGATGTCGGTCGGAAGGTCGTGATGTCGGGTTTCCTGGATTGGCTCAGCGTGCGAGCCGCGGGAGAACGGGTCGTCTATGCCCATCTCGCGCCCAGGCAGCAGGAGCGTCACGAGCGGCTGGCCGTCGACCTTTACGAAGCCCGGGTCGATCCCAGCTGGCGGCGGCTCGGCGGCATGGCCGTCGAGGGGCTCTTGCGGGGACGTACACCGCTGCAGATCGCTGCCGTCGGTGCGACCGGGGCGGCGACCACCCTGGCGCGCCTGGTCGGCAAACTGGCGCCGGATCTCGTTGTTGCCGATACGCTGCGGGTCGTGCCGGTACTCGATCGTCTGCCCCTGGGCGCTGCGCGCAAGGTCGTCTATCTCGACGATCTCTACTCGCGGCGCTACGCCCGCCTGATCGAGACCTTGGACCGGCATCCCGATGCCGAGCTCAACAGTCTCGGCACCTTTGCGCGTTTTCTGCCCGCTTGGATGGCGCGGATCGCCCGCGTCCGCGGTCTGCAGCGGGCCCTGCTACAACGCGAGATGCGCCTGATGGAGACGGCTGAGAACGCGGCGCCGGCCCGGTTCGACCGTTGTCTGTTGCTGAATGAACAGGAGGCCGATGTTCTCCGGACTCGAAGCGGCGCCGACAACATCTTCAGCGTGCCGCCCTACGTGCGCGTTCGGGAGAGTTCCCCGGAACAGCGGCCGGTCGACCCACCCTGTTTCCTCTTCCTGGGAAATCTCAGCTATCCGGCGAACGCCTATGGCTTATCCCGCTTTCTGTCCGAGACTGTGCCACCACTCTTTGCGGCCCTTCCGCAGGCAAGGCTCGACATCGTCGGCGGTGGCGCCAGTCCCGCCTTGCAGGCTCACGTTGCCAGTCTGGGCGAGCGCGTTCGCCTGCGCGGTTTCGTCGACGATCTCGACGGCGTTCTCGCCGGGGCAACAGCCCTGGTGGCGCCGGTGATTTACGGGACCGGTGTCAAGATCAAGGTCATCGATGCCCTTGCGCGTGGCCTGCCGATCGTGTCGACCCCGACCGGTGCCGAAGGAATCGAAGTAGTGGACGGACGCGAAGGTTTCCTGCGCGACGATCTGGCCGACTTCGTCGAACCGTTGCGGCGGTTGACCGATCCCGACGTGAATCGCGCCTGCTCGGAGGCCGCGTTGCAGCTCTATCATAGGCGCTACAGGCGCGATGCGGCTTTCGCCGCCTATGAGGAGGCTTTCGCATGA